From one Henriciella marina DSM 19595 genomic stretch:
- a CDS encoding acyl-CoA dehydrogenase family protein translates to MAKTQEITFDSLRPPAIWMDETHSIWRKSVRGFIDKELVPNIEAWEEAGEIPRDIYPKAAEAGLIGMGYPEEYGGAGTDFDRFHGTVTSEELARMGAGGVSSALMIHGIGLPPIMVGGSEDMKREIAPQVLSGKKQISLGITEPGGGSDVAQLKTNAKKSGNGWLVNGSKTYITGGMTSKWLTCAVRTGGPGMGGISLMLIDLEAEGVSRTKLPKMGWWASDTATIHFDDVFVPPENLIGEVDRGFVSIMANFNGERLGMAAQAAACARVCIEEAAAWAQQRETFGKRLADHQVIRHKIAAMCQRVWATTAMLDQLTWRVQNGEQPIAELAMLKVQATETMEFCAREAMQILGGAGFIRGHRVERIYREVRVMAIGGGSEEIMRDLASRQLGL, encoded by the coding sequence ATGGCAAAAACACAAGAGATCACTTTCGACAGCCTCCGTCCGCCCGCAATCTGGATGGACGAGACCCATTCGATCTGGCGCAAGTCCGTTCGCGGCTTCATCGACAAGGAACTGGTTCCCAATATCGAGGCATGGGAGGAAGCAGGGGAAATCCCGCGCGACATCTATCCCAAAGCGGCAGAAGCCGGCCTTATCGGCATGGGCTATCCCGAAGAATATGGCGGCGCGGGCACCGATTTTGACCGCTTCCACGGAACGGTGACCTCTGAAGAGCTTGCCCGCATGGGGGCTGGCGGGGTGTCTTCGGCGCTGATGATCCACGGCATCGGCCTGCCGCCCATCATGGTTGGCGGCAGCGAGGACATGAAACGCGAAATCGCGCCGCAGGTCCTCTCAGGCAAGAAGCAGATCAGCCTTGGCATTACCGAACCTGGCGGCGGGTCGGATGTCGCGCAGCTGAAGACCAATGCCAAGAAGTCCGGCAATGGCTGGCTGGTCAACGGCTCAAAGACCTACATCACCGGCGGCATGACATCGAAATGGCTGACCTGCGCGGTGCGCACGGGCGGGCCCGGCATGGGCGGTATCTCGCTGATGCTGATCGACCTTGAGGCGGAAGGCGTGTCACGCACCAAACTGCCCAAGATGGGCTGGTGGGCATCTGACACCGCGACGATCCATTTCGATGATGTGTTCGTGCCGCCTGAGAACCTGATCGGTGAGGTCGATCGCGGCTTTGTCAGCATCATGGCGAACTTCAATGGCGAACGCCTCGGCATGGCCGCGCAGGCCGCCGCATGTGCCCGCGTCTGCATCGAGGAAGCCGCAGCCTGGGCGCAGCAGCGGGAGACGTTCGGCAAGCGCCTCGCTGACCATCAGGTCATTCGCCACAAGATTGCCGCCATGTGCCAGCGCGTCTGGGCAACGACCGCCATGCTGGATCAGTTGACGTGGCGGGTGCAGAACGGCGAGCAGCCGATTGCGGAGCTTGCCATGCTGAAAGTGCAGGCCACCGAGACGATGGAGTTCTGTGCCCGCGAAGCGATGCAGATCCTTGGCGGGGCAGGCTTTATCCGAGGCCACCGGGTAGAGCGCATCTACCGCGAAGTGCGCGTGATGGCGATTGGTGGCGGCTCGGAAGAGATCATGCGCGACCTTGCCTCGCGCCAGCTCGGTCTCTGA
- a CDS encoding transcriptional repressor, translated as MAHADTHTHAHANTPCSPQDVDAFLAEAEALAAERGQRMTRIRRKVLRLLLESDEPSKAYDLLANLDGEGAAKPPTVYRALDFLQEQGLAHKIESLNAYVACGHTSHKHSAVFLICETCGAAEELHAVATNEALRAETAAAGFTVRQAVIEARGTCRTCAA; from the coding sequence ATGGCCCATGCCGACACACATACTCATGCTCACGCCAACACACCCTGCAGCCCGCAGGATGTAGATGCATTCCTCGCTGAGGCAGAGGCGCTCGCGGCTGAGCGCGGCCAGCGTATGACCAGGATCCGGCGCAAGGTTCTGCGGCTTCTTCTGGAAAGCGATGAGCCGTCAAAGGCCTACGACCTTCTCGCCAATCTTGATGGTGAGGGCGCAGCAAAGCCGCCGACTGTCTACCGCGCGCTGGACTTCCTTCAGGAACAGGGCCTCGCCCACAAGATCGAGAGCCTCAACGCCTATGTCGCCTGCGGCCATACCAGCCACAAGCATTCGGCGGTCTTCCTCATATGCGAGACGTGCGGCGCGGCTGAAGAGCTTCATGCCGTGGCGACCAATGAGGCGCTGCGGGCTGAAACCGCTGCGGCCGGTTTCACGGTGCGACAGGCCGTTATCGAAGCACGCGGCACCTGCCGGACCTGCGCAGCCTGA
- a CDS encoding thioesterase family protein yields MIDLWKGSANTWDCDEMGHMNVRIYLEKAFEGLGTLAAHCHMSHVYQAGSPSTLIPLEQHIRFMREVHPGRPLHMRGCVLDVDETQVTVYQELIHGDGTPAAAFRTKLVHASSDALKPFPWSDRTKKALTELIGEPPASTAPRGIDFSVNPLPDEAVTLSHADAQGVQMIGQGMVSPQHCDVFGRMKPAWFIGRVSDSVPNLLYDWRQKVAGAIEGSRMGAAVLENRIIFRSWPKAGDLFQVRTSLARAEEKIHSLVHWMLDPVTGKPWMTSEAVAVTFDQETRKTIATPPALMEELAEIAPGDLSI; encoded by the coding sequence TTGATCGATCTTTGGAAGGGCAGTGCGAACACCTGGGACTGTGATGAGATGGGACATATGAATGTCCGCATCTATCTGGAAAAGGCGTTCGAAGGGCTCGGCACACTCGCCGCTCACTGCCATATGAGCCATGTCTACCAGGCAGGCTCGCCGTCGACGCTCATCCCGCTCGAACAGCATATCCGTTTCATGCGCGAGGTTCATCCCGGCCGTCCGCTTCACATGCGCGGCTGCGTCCTCGACGTGGATGAAACGCAGGTCACGGTCTATCAGGAATTGATCCACGGCGACGGCACACCGGCAGCCGCCTTTCGGACAAAACTCGTGCACGCCTCGTCCGATGCGCTCAAACCTTTTCCATGGAGTGACCGGACGAAAAAGGCGCTGACCGAGCTGATCGGTGAGCCGCCCGCCTCAACCGCGCCGCGCGGCATCGACTTTTCCGTAAATCCCCTGCCCGACGAGGCGGTCACGCTCTCCCATGCTGACGCCCAGGGCGTCCAGATGATCGGCCAGGGCATGGTGTCGCCGCAGCATTGCGACGTGTTTGGCCGGATGAAACCCGCCTGGTTCATCGGGCGCGTGTCAGATTCCGTGCCGAACCTGCTCTATGACTGGCGCCAGAAAGTTGCCGGTGCGATTGAGGGCAGCCGTATGGGCGCAGCGGTCCTCGAGAACCGGATCATCTTTCGCAGCTGGCCAAAGGCGGGCGACCTCTTTCAGGTCCGTACCTCCCTCGCCAGGGCCGAAGAGAAAATCCATTCGCTTGTTCACTGGATGCTGGACCCGGTCACCGGCAAGCCCTGGATGACCAGCGAAGCGGTGGCCGTGACCTTCGATCAGGAAACGCGCAAAACCATCGCCACACCGCCAGCGCTGATGGAAGAACTGGCAGAGATCGCGCCGGGCGACCTCTCTATCTAA
- a CDS encoding alpha/beta fold hydrolase produces the protein MMMHRRKTEVSDGTHASVHFGDASKDMSALWLHATGFNAMTYKALLAPLGERHRVAALDMRGHGRTDLPSDPKTLKSWHVYRDDVIEFLEKEAKGPVVLGGHSMGGCVSLLVAGKRPDLVAGLVLVDPVILNPRFYFWLHVLPFVRQSNQMSRQAKRRRPEFASREAAYEAYHGKGAFKGWREPFLTDYLVDGFQEATSKDGKPVVRLSCDPAWESATFSSQRNQPWGALKKIQKAQTPIVVIRPNIKPVMTNKVTNLMMAHYRELVLRERPGASHFHPMEVPYEVRDELARQIAYLIDGYSPTDDGLLRRTLHGSQWDDYD, from the coding sequence ATGATGATGCATCGCCGTAAAACAGAAGTGTCCGACGGGACGCATGCGTCCGTTCATTTCGGAGACGCCTCGAAAGACATGTCGGCCCTCTGGCTGCATGCGACCGGCTTCAATGCGATGACATACAAGGCGTTGCTCGCCCCGCTGGGGGAGCGCCACCGCGTTGCGGCGCTGGATATGCGCGGCCACGGACGAACGGATCTGCCGTCGGACCCGAAAACCCTGAAGTCCTGGCATGTGTACCGCGATGATGTGATCGAGTTCCTTGAAAAGGAAGCGAAGGGCCCTGTCGTCCTCGGCGGGCATTCCATGGGCGGCTGCGTGTCGCTTCTGGTGGCGGGCAAACGGCCAGACCTTGTTGCTGGCCTTGTCCTTGTTGATCCGGTCATCCTCAACCCGCGCTTTTATTTCTGGCTCCATGTCCTGCCATTCGTTCGTCAGTCGAACCAGATGTCGCGGCAGGCAAAGCGGCGCCGTCCCGAGTTTGCGAGCCGCGAAGCCGCCTATGAGGCCTATCATGGCAAGGGCGCCTTCAAGGGCTGGCGTGAGCCTTTCCTGACCGACTATCTCGTCGACGGCTTTCAGGAGGCGACCTCCAAGGATGGCAAACCTGTTGTTCGTCTGAGCTGTGATCCTGCCTGGGAGTCGGCGACATTTTCATCGCAGCGCAATCAGCCCTGGGGCGCGCTGAAGAAAATCCAGAAAGCGCAGACCCCGATCGTCGTCATCCGGCCGAACATCAAGCCGGTCATGACGAACAAGGTCACCAATCTGATGATGGCGCACTATCGCGAACTGGTCCTGCGCGAACGCCCGGGCGCCAGCCACTTCCACCCCATGGAAGTGCCTTATGAAGTGCGCGATGAGCTTGCCCGCCAGATCGCCTATCTGATCGACGGGTATTCACCTACCGACGATGGCCTGCTGCGGCGCACCCTGCATGGCAGCCAGTGGGATGATTACGATTAG